One genomic segment of Prochlorococcus marinus str. MIT 0919 includes these proteins:
- a CDS encoding class I SAM-dependent methyltransferase — protein sequence MDPNKKKLVKRYNKYLSGITWLNNNCLCGNSTGINLFKKDRYGIKNPVCLCLECGIIRANPIPPSAEMDNFYSSDLYRQIYDDEDLENYFDRKVELALSKPSIIFDALNPLVKFKDKKSILEIGCAGGWNLLQFKNNGYTDIVGFEPGKYYREMGAKKLGLDIRYGFLEEALKEGKKYDIIILNHVIEHILNPLEVLNKISRLLEEKGILYLGVPNIQRYDIGQIQNAHYWYFSPLNFAKLITTAQYKIIDFGDDSIHMYFVVEKNNLLENSIKEWIKPDFILKQERNQLIFKAMIQPIKKYLIALKKLLSIEFKI from the coding sequence ATGGATCCTAATAAAAAAAAATTGGTCAAAAGATACAATAAATACTTAAGTGGAATTACCTGGTTAAATAATAATTGCCTATGTGGCAATTCAACAGGAATTAACCTTTTTAAAAAAGATAGGTATGGTATTAAAAATCCAGTTTGTCTTTGCTTGGAATGTGGAATTATAAGGGCAAACCCTATACCGCCATCTGCTGAAATGGATAATTTTTATAGCAGTGATTTATATCGACAAATATATGATGATGAAGATCTAGAGAACTATTTTGATAGAAAAGTCGAGTTAGCCCTTTCTAAACCATCTATCATTTTTGATGCATTGAACCCATTAGTTAAATTTAAAGATAAGAAGTCTATATTAGAAATAGGCTGTGCTGGAGGATGGAATCTTTTACAATTCAAGAATAATGGTTATACTGACATAGTTGGGTTTGAGCCAGGGAAATATTACAGGGAAATGGGTGCAAAAAAACTAGGTCTAGACATCCGTTATGGTTTTCTAGAGGAAGCACTAAAGGAAGGGAAAAAATATGATATAATTATTCTTAATCATGTGATTGAGCATATTCTAAACCCATTAGAAGTTTTAAATAAGATTTCTAGACTCCTAGAAGAGAAAGGAATACTTTACCTTGGGGTTCCAAACATACAAAGGTATGATATTGGCCAAATACAAAATGCTCACTATTGGTATTTTTCTCCATTGAACTTTGCTAAATTAATTACTACAGCACAATATAAAATAATAGATTTTGGAGATGATTCGATTCATATGTACTTTGTAGTTGAAAAAAATAATTTACTAGAAAATAGTATTAAAGAATGGATTAAACCAGATTTTATTTTAAAGCAAGAAAGGAACCAACTAATTTTCAAAGCTATGATTCAACCAATCAAAAAATACCTAATTGCTCTTAAAAAATTACTTTCTATAGAATTCAAAATCTAA
- a CDS encoding DUF3804 family protein, which yields MPSGSQHIEALIKGFANRAENKSFLISNVTDDFLAIRPSGNPITAEALVGMYSNADLLVELSELVKIHRLEVNSDWGFAAFTLKEAFSFKGQQNNDLSSYSMIFKKIDQTWKIAWMQRSSGTTDLSTWNL from the coding sequence TTGCCTTCAGGTTCTCAGCACATAGAAGCTCTTATAAAAGGTTTTGCAAATCGAGCCGAAAATAAGTCTTTTTTGATCTCTAATGTTACAGATGACTTCTTGGCTATTAGGCCAAGTGGGAACCCTATTACTGCAGAAGCTCTTGTTGGAATGTATAGCAACGCAGATTTGCTTGTTGAGCTTTCTGAATTAGTAAAGATTCACCGATTAGAAGTGAATTCAGACTGGGGCTTTGCAGCTTTTACTTTGAAAGAAGCATTTAGTTTTAAAGGTCAGCAAAATAATGATTTATCAAGTTATTCAATGATTTTCAAGAAAATAGATCAAACATGGAAAATTGCTTGGATGCAAAGGTCATCCGGCACTACTGATCTTTCTACTTGGAATTTATAA
- a CDS encoding DUF3764 family protein, whose amino-acid sequence MTLETTVVTFKLNGTFREWSAIFDSDEANRRHAEYGIKPLYRGVNKEDPQKVIVIHQHHEGGLDKFLAANGEWISTHDVEMTSLEQSTWIVD is encoded by the coding sequence ATGACACTGGAAACGACTGTTGTTACTTTCAAACTTAATGGAACTTTTAGGGAGTGGTCAGCCATTTTTGATAGTGATGAAGCTAATCGAAGACATGCTGAGTACGGGATTAAGCCTCTATATAGAGGAGTGAACAAGGAAGACCCTCAGAAGGTAATTGTCATTCATCAGCATCATGAAGGGGGGTTAGATAAGTTTCTTGCAGCTAATGGTGAATGGATCTCTACTCATGATGTTGAGATGACCAGCCTTGAGCAGTCAACTTGGATTGTTGATTAG
- the murA gene encoding UDP-N-acetylglucosamine 1-carboxyvinyltransferase, whose amino-acid sequence MTFNDNHLPRYWQILGRQKLSGHIRVSGAKNSALVLMAAALLTDRCVCLSNVPRLADVDAMSQLFVSIGIMMRRNQSKLEIRTSGMNLISKSLPRDIFHSLRASFFCIGPLLTRLGEVQIPLPGGCQIGARPIDEHIQGLRSLGARVEIENDYVVAKVMTPQKRLIGARIKFRCKSVGATETLLMAATLASGMTILENAAHEPEIQDLARMLNAMGAIIKGAGTSRITIEGVERLSGCSHSVMPDRIEAGTFLMAAAITRSPLTISPVIPQHLETVILKLQECGCLIEFSGKTLSIIPRKNLKAVDITTSPYPGFPTDLQAPFMAVMTTAKGTSKIEETVFENRMQHVGELQRMGAKILLDGNTAFVIGDNNLTATSITGGDLRSCAAMVLASLAANGTSIVQGLAHLDRGYEDLAEKLNAVGANISATYPIPTASHDV is encoded by the coding sequence GTGACTTTTAACGATAATCATTTACCTAGATATTGGCAAATTCTAGGCAGACAAAAATTATCTGGTCATATTAGAGTTAGTGGAGCTAAGAACTCTGCCTTGGTTCTCATGGCTGCAGCTTTGCTAACAGATAGATGTGTATGCCTGTCTAATGTACCTCGTCTAGCTGATGTTGATGCTATGTCTCAGCTGTTCGTTTCGATTGGCATAATGATGAGACGTAACCAAAGTAAATTAGAGATAAGAACCAGTGGCATGAATCTTATCTCAAAGAGCTTACCTCGCGATATTTTTCATTCCCTTAGAGCTAGTTTTTTTTGCATAGGGCCTCTTCTTACGAGGCTTGGGGAAGTCCAAATCCCATTACCTGGTGGTTGTCAAATAGGGGCAAGACCTATTGATGAGCATATTCAAGGTTTGAGGTCTTTAGGAGCACGAGTTGAAATTGAGAATGATTATGTTGTTGCAAAGGTGATGACACCTCAAAAGAGATTAATAGGTGCACGCATTAAATTCCGATGTAAGAGTGTTGGAGCTACCGAAACCCTATTGATGGCAGCTACTCTTGCTTCGGGAATGACAATTCTTGAGAACGCAGCACACGAACCTGAAATTCAAGATTTAGCACGGATGCTGAACGCGATGGGTGCCATCATTAAAGGTGCAGGAACTTCGCGGATAACTATTGAAGGTGTTGAGCGACTCAGTGGATGCAGTCATTCAGTAATGCCAGACCGTATAGAGGCTGGAACATTTCTCATGGCAGCAGCAATTACACGTTCTCCCTTGACGATCTCTCCTGTTATTCCGCAACACTTAGAGACAGTGATTTTAAAGTTGCAAGAATGTGGCTGTTTAATCGAATTCTCGGGTAAAACTCTTAGCATCATCCCAAGGAAAAATCTTAAAGCAGTTGATATAACAACAAGTCCTTATCCAGGATTTCCGACGGATCTCCAAGCCCCTTTTATGGCAGTGATGACTACGGCGAAGGGGACTTCAAAAATTGAAGAAACTGTCTTTGAAAACAGAATGCAGCATGTAGGCGAATTGCAGAGAATGGGAGCAAAGATTTTGTTGGACGGAAATACTGCCTTTGTTATAGGGGATAACAATTTAACAGCAACTTCAATTACAGGAGGTGATTTAAGATCTTGCGCTGCAATGGTGTTAGCAAGCCTTGCTGCAAATGGAACAAGTATTGTGCAGGGCTTGGCACACCTTGATAGAGGCTATGAAGACTTGGCAGAAAAACTCAATGCAGTTGGAGCAAATATTTCAGCAACTTATCCAATCCCTACGGCTAGTCATGATGTGTGA